In a single window of the Oscarella lobularis chromosome 2, ooOscLobu1.1, whole genome shotgun sequence genome:
- the LOC136183550 gene encoding uncharacterized protein, which yields MTMATRLRSGALLRPESGFFSSSDIDCDVFLSYDETQTGIKWASHIYASLKRRCSGIEVFLAPYSVHWGQSELKAIQENINAAQMALVFISKETARSPRQEMELAALLQRQMKSKLSVIYPIFIGSVDTDTVCQKWPFLGDLKALRLNSEDDAEEICRKIENEMKPTRRPLMRESGTRESHWSWLPPHCRRQALKADILASFSLYDICCLFGLPGIGKSVAAIAVCQACLDQEWKILYLDVSRTDSSCQLKEEFLQSLDCEKETSLKQALTNGLLSSNQDQLVVLDGADRLIDQVHSGSEPNLLKFCTDILRYSNKTKLLITSCSQLEVPCIRMKNLNVNLLDINECKTFIQSEFSTYNSDDVCATPEQAATLAKISQGHPMLLSHFIALIKYRRTSARELIQKMTTIRPEPWKWLKKELDKLFLASQYRIDNRFSTALESLGGEEVRVKALCLAVFPGNFTTEAVEAIVDRDIGNILARKSLLFRQDDGRLCLNSVFRCFLHMLAKEKEKSCQLNDTKRRYYRHYSRRLNTIIRRYYSDETGSALREYANDKHNFVAVLTCDPVPSELSGDFVDIVLRAEPLLKLFRWSCDDLLKLYDFSLTLADKLKSLSDCAQLRIRRADVWVRQGQPKDAVDELEDVKAMLIAADDNESRQALGSCYSSLGNAYRCLGQLIKASKYLGKAKECLTGRMQIERLVSTLTALGETYVDQEGKKKEAMESYQAALSVCTKLGEKPRSLVSPLAQKVVKKLKADVRGIHPCSVIVHLRIAELKGLTGCYSDALRHLDKIEALQKQLGLDVVCRSIIFYTRGALAYQVNRKEQGMALITEAFQLRPADPLLRFFIGYTLGKLFYKRREYAAALRYLKEAVKAAEMTFYGGDGYVISLAYCCFISKWRTRDDNASMLEEKFKVVLSCYADTKEEETSFLAQANEMLEGNWENKDDPHVDVCCWYYDRFCCRHGCLDMDSLTKGVSCIPLRDRQRLRKLPTAMNLAEVPPKSLPTPMAMKEDPGLGKSLDSSIDEEDLPSLEMITRRRSSCKGQLMLERALSSPAQPDSVKLAESRKWARIEGSHSSRRSSILKLGLKRSKTLPEAPETNETRSA from the exons ATGACGATGGCTACTCGACTACGAAGCGGAGCTCTTTTGCGGCCAGAAAGTGGCTTTTTCAGCTCTTCTGACATTG ACTGCGACGTTTTTCTGAGCTATGACGAAACCCAAACGGGAATCAAGTGGGCGTCTCATATTTACGCCAGTCTGAAGCGCCGGTGCTCCGGAATAGAAGTCTTCTTGGCGCCCTACTCTGTTCACTGGGGTCAATCAGAGCTCAAAGCCATTCAAGAGAACATCAATGCCGCTCAAATGGCACTTGTTTTCATCTCCAAGGAGACGGCGCGTTCGCCTCGTCAGGAGATGGAGCTTGCCGCTTTGTTACAACGACAAATGAAGTCAAAGCTATCAGTTATTTATCCGATTTTCATTGGAAGTGTCGACACTGACACCGTGTGTCAAAAGTGGCCTTTCTTAGGCGATTTAAAAGCTCTTCGTCTCAATTCGGAAGACGATGCAGAAGAAATTTgccgaaaaattgaaaacgaaatgaaACCTA CACGTAGACCATTGATGAGGGAGAGTGGGACGAGAGAAAGTCACTGGTCCTGGCTTCCTCCTCATTGCAGGCGGCAGGCCTTAAAAGCAGATATTTTGGCTTCATTTTCCTTGTACGACATCTGCTGTCTGTTTGGACTTCCCGGCATTGGAAAAAGCGTCGCAGCCATAGCCGTCTGTCAGGCCTGTTTAGACCAAGAATGGAAGATCCTTTACTTGGACGTGAGCCGTACTGATTCCTCCTGTCAGCTTAAAGAGGAATTTCTCCAGTCGTTAGACTGTGAAAAGGAAACCAGTCTAAAGCAGGCTCTGACGAATGGACTGCTGTCGTCGAATCAAGATCAACTGGTCGTTCTTGATGGAGCTGACCGTCTCATTGACCAAGTTCATTCCGGTTCCGAGCCAAATCTACTTAAATTCTGCACTGACATTCTTCGGTATTCTAACAAGACGAAACTACTTATCACATCGTGCTCCCAGTTGGAAGTTCCGTGTATTCGAATGAAGAACCTGAACGTCAATTTGCTCGACATCAACGAATGCAAAACGTTCATTCAAAGCGAGTTTTCCACCTATAATAGCGATGACGTTTGTGCAACACCAGAGCAAGCAGCCACTTTGGCAAAGATCTCTCAAGGTCATCCCATGCTCCTCTCTCACTTCATTGCCTTGATCAAGTATAGAAGAACGTCGGCTAGGGAACTCATTCAGAAGATGACTACCATTCGTCCAGAGCCGTGGAAGTGGCTAAAGAAGGAactggacaaattgttttTAGCTTCTCAGTACCGAATAGACAACCGCTTCTCAACGGCTCTAGAAAGTCTGGGCGGCGAAGAAGTTCGAGTAAAAGCGCTGTGCCTCGCCGTTTTTCCGGGCAACTTTACCACAGAGGCGGTGGAGGCAATTGTGGACCGAGACATTGGAAACATTCTCGCACGAAAGAGTCTGCTTTTTCGTCAGGACGACGGTCGGCTCTGCTTGAATAGCGTCTTTCGCTGCTTTCTCCACATGttggcaaaagaaaaggaaaaatcaTGTCAACTCAATGACACGAAACGACGCTACTATCGCCACTATAGCCGACGCCTGAACACGATCATCCGGCGCTATTACTCGGACGAAACGGGGTCCGCTTTGAGAGAGTATGCAAATGACAAGCACAATTTCGTAGCAGTATTGACATGCGACCCCGTGCCATCGGAATTGAGCGGAGACTTTGTCGACATCGTTCTTCGAGCGGAACCGCTGCTGAAACTGTTTCGATGGTCGTGCGACGATCTGCTGAAACTGTACGACTTCTCGCTGACGCTTGCAGACAAGCTGAAGTCCTTGTCGGATTGTGCTCAATTGCGAATACGAAGAGCGGACGTTTGGGTTCGTCAGGGACAGCCGAAGGACGCCGTCGATGAATTAGAAGACGTTAAAGCAATGCTTATTGCTGCAGATGATAATGAGAGTCGCCAAGCATTGGGATCGTGCTATTCTTCGCTCGGAAATGCGTATCGTTGTCTTGGTCAATTGATTAAGGCATCGAAGTATCTCGGAAAGGCGAAAGAGTGTCTTACCGGCAGGATGCAAATTGAACGCTTGGTCTCTACGTTGACTGCACTGGGAGAAACTTACGTTGATCAGGAAGgcaaaaaaaaggaagctATGGAGTCATATCAAGCGGCGTTGAGTGTTTGCACCAAACTCGGCGAAAAGCCGAGAAGCTTGGTATCACCTTTGGCGCAAAAGGTCGTTAAGAAATTAAAGGCTGATGTGAGGGGAATTCATCCGTGCTCCGTCATCGTTCATTTGCGAATAGCTGAGTTGAAGGGACTGACCGGTTGCTACAGCGACGCCCTACGGCACTTGGACAAAATAGAGGCACTTCAGAAGCAACTGGGACTTGACGTCGTGTGCCGATCAATCATTTTTTATACTCGAGGGGCTCTCGCTTACCAGGTGAACCGAAAGGAACAAGGAATGGCTCTCATAACCGAGGCTTTCCAGTTGCGTCCTGCCGATCCTCTTCTGCGTTTTTTTATTGGATACACTCTGGGTAAGCTTTTCTACAAAAGGAGGGAGTACGCAGCGGCGTTGCGTTATCTAAAGGAAGCTGTCAAAGCGGCAGAGATGACATTTTACGGCGGAGACGGATACGTTATCTCTCTCGCCTACTGCTGCTTTATTAGCAAGTGGAGAACGAGAGATGATAACGCATCAATGttggaagaaaaattcaaagtcgTCTTAAGCTGTTACGCCGACaccaaggaggaggagactaGTTTTCTTGCCCAAGCGAATGAAATGCTAGAGGGCAATTGGGAGAACAAAGATGATCCACATGTGGACGTCTGTTGCTGGTACTATGATCGTTTCTGCTGCAGACACGGCTGCCTTGACATGGATTCCTTGACAAAAGGCGTCTCCTGCATTCCACTTCGCGATCGTCAGCGGTTACGAAAACTCCCAACCGCGATGAATTTGGCGGAGGTGCCGCCAAAATCATTGCCAACTCCAATGGCAATGAAAGAAGACCCAGGTCTTGGAAAGTCACTTGACAGCTCCATTGATGAAGAGGATCTACCTTCTCTTGAAATGATCACTAGAAGACGATCCAGTTGCAAGGGGCAACTGATGTTAGAACGAGCTTTGTCTAGTCCGGCTCAGCCCGACTCAGTCAAACTTGCTGAGTCAAGGAAATGGGCTCGCATTGAAGGCAGCCATAGTAGCCGCCGATCGTCTATTTTGAAACTTGGTctaaaaagaagcaaaaccCTGCCAGAAGCTCCAGAAACGAACGAGACTCGCAGCGCTTAG
- the LOC136183549 gene encoding uncharacterized protein, translated as MDERRDDTRESHRTTSILSTDSGLGEIVGGGSSQTETDVYICHGRADAQAASDLYHALKKDHPGIRVFYGEESIDWGQSTIASIQTHLAVARLAVVLVSNESLRSFDHRLELDSLLDRQRSEEKEFIRPVLIGRVDAKPFKATMPFIATLRSLEIDDDATGSKRFEALCGHLISQLTDAEPEFRQRSLSMDRSNVPLLPTLCDRNRISFDLIEWLETKTRGMRVAGARNAAYSAPLAFLYGLPGIGKSVVAKAFGHKAYDRNWRVVYGDATDCESAHALGERIVDALGLDPSSVSPQRALVKASRDGERVALILDGCDRLIETKTSEFVDFLVDALQARRIILKILVTSRTRLYQNRFDDVVFDVGPLEASDAAQFLERQIRSEIRASQADSLAKYSCGHPMLLDHFVELVNSNATSAMKLVRKIAMMKKKNSVWLALEQLLTKPVAQRDRVDYLFWDCLQRALGGDDDDDDERIAIATGLAVFPGDFSESAAEAVLGKERIVSFMADRSLLQRLDGDRFQLNPLLRSYLSHLAKTRYADLYRKMKTRYYMHYVERLKQLSCQFFKCAEQALNKYDVDKHNYKSVFVCSPVPGVLHESYMDTILRLNYFLKFRLTYDELITLYKKCIDLAVGREQATVKARLHILLADVYVRLGRADDAIEELDEPKRVFKDSAKDGHTLALASCYATLGNAHRSKGNLVVALVNLQKAKELHDQKPELDNECRVSVLQALGATYAHLNFHPKALDYYDKARRICKRRLGQRSSQDYSTSRQRSQDDSVFRRSKLLSLVRGIHPYAVEMEMSIAELKALSGQYKSAMTHLNEVIRIQERLKVEIVASFLVSYTEGALLYLTGEKEAGVRHMEKALAVSSGFIRFFIGFTLGKLQYNQRQFVPALEKFEIAADVADALNCTDGVYVELLVYGCIAARVAGIEDKASRFEERLRSVFGQTAWDEMYSPVLNVSAGSTVVPKANEFSLFYNQFCCRYRCLVRACYYSAKFPFPDPGRCRFPLSVTLDQTATVSSVDLPTPSAEPTTDFTQSINWMSFSQSRIAEASDDDDDDDDNFRKTDGSSQTRWSVPIREISIDSNESSIDSVPEFLFKNGISRPRSSTK; from the exons ATGGACGAGAGGAGAGACGACACGCGAGAATCTCACCGAACGACCAGCATTTTGTCCACCGATTCGGGCTTGGGCGAAATCGTCGGAGGCGGCTCGTCGCAGACCGAGACCGACGTTTACATATGCCACGGGCGCGCGGACGCGCAGGCGGCGTCCGATCTCTACCACGCCCTGAAAAAAGATCACCCGGGCATCAGGGTATTCTACGGCGAGGAATCGATCGACTGGGGAcagtcgacgatcgcgtcgattcaaacgcatctcgccgtcgcgcgtctcgccgtcgttctcgtttcgAACGAGTCGCTTCGTTCGTTCGATCATCGGCTCGAGTTGGATTCGCTGCTCGATCGGCAGCGAAGCGAGGAGAAGGAATTTATCCGCCCCGTACTTAtcggtcgcgtcgacgcgaaaccCTTCAAGGCGACGATGCCGTTCATCGCTACGCTTCGTTcgctcgaaatcgacgatgaTGCGACCGgttcgaagcgtttcgaagcgCTGTGCGGACACCTCATAAGTCAACTGACAG ATGCTGAACCGGAATTTCGACAACGCTCGCTCAGCATGGATCGCAGCAACGTGCCACTCCTTCCTACGCTCTGCGATCGCAATCGAATCTCGTTCGATTTGATCGAATGGctcgagacgaaaacgcgaggaaTGCGAGTCGCGGGCGCGAGAAACGCCGCCTATTCGGCTCCTCTCGCTTTTCTCTACGGTCTTCCCGGCATCGGaaagagcgtcgtcgccaaggCATTCGGCCACAAGGCGTACGATCGCAATTGGCGCGTCGTCTACGGAGACGCGACCGATTGCGAATCGGCGCATGCGCTCGGcgaacgaatcgtcgacgctctcggCCTCGATCCCTCGTCGGTTTCTCCGCAACGCGCTCTGGTCAAAGCGtctcgcgacggcgaacgagTCGCGCTCATACTCGACGGATGCGATCGACTAatcgagacgaaaacgagcgaattcgtcgactttctcgtcgacgcgctccAAGCGCGACGAATAATTCTCAAAATTCTCGTGacgtcgcgaacgcgacTCTAtcagaatcgattcgacgacgtcgttttcgacgtcggtCCGCTCGAGGCGAGCGACGCGGCGCAATTTCTCGAGCGGCAGATTCGGTCGGAAATTCGCGCGAGTCAAGCCGATAGTCTAGCGAAATATTCGTGCGGTCATCCCATGCTTCTCGATCATTTCGTCGAGCTCGTCAattcgaacgcgacgtcggcgatgaAACTCGttcgaaaaatcgccatgatgaaaaagaaaaattcggTTTGGCTCGCGCTCGAGCAGCTTCTCACGAAGCCCGTAGCGCAGCGAGATCGAGTCGATTATCTGTTTTGGGATTGCTTGCAGCGCGCTCtaggcggcgacgacgacgacgacgacgagagaattGCCATAGCAACGGGTCTTGCCGTCTTTCCGGGCGACTTTAGCGAGAGCGCTGCCGAGGCGGTTCTCGGCAAAGAGAGAATAGTCAGTTTTATGGCTGATCGAAGTCTTCTGCAGCGATTGGACGGAGACCGATTCCAACTGAATCCTCTACTCAGATCGTATCTAAGTCACTTGGCTAAGACTCGATATGCTGACCTCTATCGGAAAATGAAAACTCGATACTACATGCACTACGTCGAGAGGTTGAAGCAATTGAGTTGTCAGTTTTTCAAATGCGCCGAACAAGCGCTGAACAAGTACGACGTTGATAAGCACAACTACAAGAGCGTGTTCGTCTGCTCTCCCGTACCGGGTGTCTTACATGAATCCTATATGGACACCATACTTCGTCTGAATTACTTTCTGAAATTTCGACTGACCTACGACGAATTAATTACTTTGTATAAAAAGTGCATTGATCTCGCCGTCGGAAGAGAGCAGGCGACTGTGAAAGCTCGACTTCACATCCTATTGGCCGATGTCTACGTTCGCCTAGgacgcgccgacgacgcaatCGAAGAATTGGACGAGCCGAAAAGAGTTTTCAAGGATAGTGCGAAGGACGGGCACACGCTCGCCTTGGCGTCGTGCTACGCCACGCTGGGAAACGCTCATCGATCGAAGGgcaatctcgtcgtcgcgctcgtGAATCTTCAGAAGGCGAAAGAACTTCATGATCAAAAACCGGAGTTGGATAACGAGTGTCGCGTGTCCGTACTGCAGGCGTTGGGCGCCACGTACGCGCATTTGAATTTTCACCCGAAGGCGTTGGACTACTACGATAAGGCTCGACGCATCTGTAAACGACGGCTAGGGCAGCGCAGTAGTCAAGACTATTCGACCTCTCGTCAACGTAGTCAAGACGATTCAgtctttcgtcgatcgaagctGCTGAGCCTCGTTCGCGGAATTCATCCGTACGCTGTTGAAATGGAGATGAGCATCGCCGAATTGAAGGCTCTGTCTGGACAGTACAAATCCGCTATGACTCACTTGAATGAAGTCATACGGATACAGGAGAGACTCAaggtcgaaatcgtcgcgtcgtttttggTGAGCTACACAGAGGGAGCCTTATTGTACTTGACCGGTGAAAAGGAAGCGGGTGTTCGTCACATGGAGAAGGCGCTGGCCGTCTCGTCCGGTTTCATACGTTTTTTCATTGGTTTCACTTTGGGAAAGCTGCAGTATAACCAAAGGCAGTTCGTTCCCGCACTCGAAAAGTTCGAGATAGCGGCGGATGTAGCGGACGCGCTTAACTGTACCGACGGTGTCTACGTCGAATTGTTGGTGTACGGTTGCATCGCGGCGAGAGTCGCTGGAATAGAGGATAAAGCGTCTCGTTTTGAAGAGCGTCTGCGAAGCGTTTTTGGTCAGACGGCTTGGGACGAAATGTATTCTCCGGTATTGAACGTTTCCGCTGGATCGACTGTAGTCCCTAAAGCGAACGAGTTCTCGCTGTTTTACAATCAGTTCTGCTGTCGCTATCGGTGTCTAGTAAGAGCCTGCTACTACTCGGCCAAGTTTCCGTTTCCTGACCCAGGAAGGTGTCGGTTTCCGTTGTCCGTTACGCTGGATCAGACGGCGACGGTCTCAAGCGTCGATTTGCCGACGCCGTCAGCGGAACCAACAACTGATTTTACGCAGAGTATAAACTGGATGAGTTTTTCTCAGAGTCGTATAGCTGAAGCTagtgacgatgacgacgacgatgacgacaactTTCGGAAAACAGATGGTTCCTCTCAGACACGATGGTCTGTGCCTATTAGGGAGATCTCAATCGATTCAAATGAATCTAGTATAGATTCTGTCCCTGAGTTTCTTTTTAAGAATGGAATTTCTCGCCCAAGAAGTTCAACGAAATAA
- the LOC136183558 gene encoding methylthioribose kinase-like has product MEKSQLLELLSTAAPRAGKLVPSTSDVSFEEIGDGNLNFVYRLSTEATSVIVKHAPTYIRCLGPSYSLTQDRLEFEYRCLERFHAIQPGSCPQPYYYDKIKSSVVMEDLKGHRIMRYDLMESKVNLEAVRCVAKFAAHIHCATLLADLSESDQAMLLKDFENPVMVQLTKDYIFTKPYIAEDETNLCNPAHKDLVDAIRQNETMQSAIKELRRKFAEEKTCLCHGDLHSGSIMVKEASAKVIDCEFAFVGPPAFDLGLLLAHYVISYLAHCTKEHLNSEYLQLMLQAVELTWDEYTSNASTKPEEIPRFMEETLGFLACEILRRVIGAAPVADVKGNTSAENRILLIGTAILDGSQKKIHTVAKLIAECKRVAEK; this is encoded by the exons ATGGAGAAGTCTCAACTGTTAGAACTGCTTAGTACAGCAGCGCCTCGAGCCGGCAAGCTTGTCCCGTCGACTTCGGACGTATCGTTCGAAGAAATCGGAGACGGAAATCTCAATTTCGTGTACCGTTTGTCCACCGAAGCGACGAGCGTCATTGTGAAGCACGCACCGACGTATATCCGA TGTCTCGGTCCCTCGTATTCTCTGACACAAGATCGACTCGAGTTCGAATACAGATGCTTGGAACGATTTCATGCGATTCAACCTGGCTCGTGTCCTCAACCCTACTACTACGACAAGATCAAATCATCTG tTGTTATGGAGGATTTGAAAGGTCATCGCATTATGCGTTATGATCTGATGGAAAGCAAGGTCAATTTGGAAGCTGTTCGTTGCGTTGCCAAGTTTGCAGCTCACATTCACTGTGCAACTTTATTGGCGGATTTATCCGAGAGCGATCAGGCAATGCTGCTCAAAGACTTCGA AAATCCTGTTATGGTTCAGCTGACAAAAGACTACATATTCACCAAGCCGTACATTgcagaagacgaaacgaatttATGCAATCCGGCTCACAAGGACCTCGTCGACGCTATTCGACAAAACGAGACGATGCAGAGTGCGATCAAGGAGCTCCGGAGGAAATttgctgaagagaaaacgtgcCTGTGTCACGGTGATCTCCACTCGGGTTCTATCATGGTCAAGGAGGCATCAGCAAAG GTAATCGATTGTGAGTTTGCTTTTGTTGGGCCACCGGCGTTTGATCTCGGTCTTCTGTTGGCGCATTATGTCATCTCTTATTTGGCTCACTGTACAAAGGAGCATCTTAATTCCGAATATCTTCAACTGATGCTGCAAGCCGTGGAGCTGACTTGGGATGAATACACGTCTAATGCATCCACAAAGCCGGAAGAGATACCACGATTCATGGAGGAAACATTGGGATTTCTCGCTTGCGAAATACTTCGAAG AGTCATTGGGGCGGCTCCcgttgctgacgtcaaaggCAACACGTCTGCAGAGAACCGCATTCTTTTGATCGGGACAGCTATACTGGACGGCAGTCAGAAAAAGATTCATACAGTTGCAAAACTTATCGCAGAATGCAAGCGAGTGGCGGAGAAGTAG
- the LOC136183554 gene encoding E3 ubiquitin-protein ligase ZNF598-like, with protein MAFSANKKTHKHRPNLFRGVKRMPSNPKDPESPKSPVKEMTCGLCCDESPFFAVGPCNHPFCHRCFVRLRILVDDDNCPVCRQELPKPVLTRKIRDYDSFVVAPFQRDPRLGDAYPQSDDIRNACHHLLDHPCPKCDHQAPTFAQLKRHVRTEHDRRYCLLCEKHLTLFTSERVSYTRDELARHNRRGGGGDGPDASSHTGHPLCRFCDRRYFDDDDLLTHLRRDHFFCYICEKDGGQDYYKDFVELRRHCKEAHYVCEVGTCAREPFASVFRNEMQLKAHVAREHVKGGKEARIMRILPVEVSFNDRRGTGTSAFSLEDEEAEEAGETTLRRREFAKEERSASRGKEKGNQKRGTKVAMKKKIDREVREEARQERKHELKEVKRILKEESGMKIQLKTKERGEEMPFVESSGEMKNGKAKAKPSTAKNVPPLDKKPDAPSFSDTALPNGFHDENETSAKLLTGKKASAAPLLNGFHDEKVKENVSVKTDLSGKDFPALGANVEKAAAAAAFGVGFYSSWRPVPVVNDRDYPSLRPSAPPPGIEKPVRKVLPPPGFRSAPPSSTEKSDDKGVVTKDTLFRVLQNDEDKMKTLKLWSGSFLQGELSADDYYVKCCHLIGMETFHSIFKGLVDTLPDPKKRAELMRVEQDARKPVANGKWVSKKKVGYLSEFPSLPGKVATADASSSAGPWRKN; from the exons ATGGCTTTCTCAGCGAATAAAAAGACGCACAAGCATCGTCCGAACCTATTTCGCGGCGTTAAAAGAATGCCTTCTAATCCGAAAGACCCAGAAAGTCCAAAATCGCCCGTAAAGGAAATGACGTGTGGTCTGTGTTGCGACGAGTCGCCCTTCTTCGCCGTGGGCCCGTGCAATCACCCCTTCTGCCACCGATGCTTCGTCCGTCTccgaattctcgtcgacgacgacaactgCCCCGTCTGTCGTCAAGAACTACCGAAA CCCGTTCTCACGCGAAAAATTCGCGACTACGactccttcgtcgtcgcaccgTTTCAACGCGATCCCCGTCTCGGCGACGCCTATCCGCAAAGCGACGACATTCGCAACGCGTGCCATCATCTTCTCGATCATCCCTGTCCGAAGTGCGATCATCAAGCGCCGACGTTCGCCCAACTCAAACGTCACGTGCGCACCGAACACGATCGTCGCTACTGTCTATTGTGCGAGAAGCACTTGACCCTCTTCACCAGCGAACGAGTCTCGTACACGCGCGACGAACTCGCGCGACACaatcgtcgcggcggcggcggcgacggtccGGACGCTTCGTCGCATACGGGTCATCCGCTGTGCCGTTTCTGCGATCGGCGttatttcgacgacgacgatttgttGACGCACTTGCGCAGGGATCACTTCTTCTGCTATATTTGCGAGAAGGACGGCGGGCAGGATTACTATAAGGATTTCGTCGAGTTGAGACGGCACTGCAAGGAGGCGCATTACGTCTGCGAGGTCGGGACGTGCGCGAGGGAGCCGTTCGCGAGCGTTTTTCGCAATGAGATGCAGCTTAAGGCGCACGTGGCGAGGGAGCACGTCAAAGGGGGAAAGGAGGCTCGCATTATGAGGATTTTGCCTGTCGAAGTCAGTTTTAATGATCGCCGTGGGACTGGAACGTCCGCTTTTAGTCTAGAGGACGAGGAAGCGGAGGAGGCGGGGGAGACGACGTTGCGGCGGAGGGAGTTTGCGAAAGAGGAGAGATCGGCGAGCAGAGGAAAGGAGAAAGGAAATCAGAAGAGGGGTACCAAAGtggcaatgaagaaaaagattgatAGGGAGGTGAGGGAGGAAGCGAGGCAGGAACGGAAGCACGAGCTAAAGGAAGTGAAGAGGATTTTGAAGGAAGAAAGTGGCATGAAGATTCAAttaaagacaaaagaaagaggagaggAAATGCCTTTTGTTGAAAGCAGTGGTGAGATGAAAAACGGGAAAGCTAAGGCTAAGCCGTCCACTGCCAAAAACGTTCCACCTTTGGATAAGAAGCCCGAtgctccttctttttctgacACTGCATTGCCAAACGGATTTCATGATGAAAATGAGACTAGTGCTAAATTGTTGACAGGTAAAAAAGCTTCAGCTGCTCCATTGCTTAATGGATTTCATGATGAAAAAGTGAAGGAAAATGTTAGTGTTAAGACTGATTTGAGTGGCAAAGACTTTCCCGCTCTTGGTGCAAATGTTGAAAAGgctgctgcagctgctgcGTTTGGAGTTGGATTTTATAGTTCGTGGCGTCCTGTTCCCGTTGTAAATGATAGAGACTATCCAAGCCTTCGTCCTTCAGCACCACCACCTGGAATAGAAAAGCCTGTGAGAAAGGTACTCCCACCGCCAGGTTTTCGGTCCGCACCACCATCTTCCACTGAAAAGAGTGATGACAAAGGCGTCGTTACCAAGGACACGTTGTTTCGCGTGCtgcaaaacgacgaggaTAAGATGAAGACGCTCAAATTGTGGTCAGGATCGTTCTTGCAGGGGGAGCTGTCGGCTGACGACTATTACGTCAAATGTTGCCATCTGATTGGCATGGAGACATTTCATTCCATATTCAAGGGGCTCGTAGACACGCTGCCGGATCCAAAGAAACGCGCCGAGTTGATGCGAGTGGAACAAGATGCGAGGAAACCGGTCGCTAATGGGAAGTGGGTATCCAAGAAAAAAGTGGGATATCTGAGCGAGTTTCCATCTCTACCTGGCAAAGTTGCTACGGCAGATGCGAGTTCATCAGCCGGACCTTGGCGAAAAAACTAG